In a genomic window of Fusobacterium sp.:
- a CDS encoding DNA alkylation repair protein → MDYTLIKWNKKNYEIFIDELKKLQDEKYKEFHNKVIGAEVEVIGLRSPIIKDIAKKIAKGDWKGFLSQKKGKYYEETGIRGLIIGFVKADKKIIKEYIEKFVDEINNWGICDSFIGNLKIIKKEKEFFYPLVKKMAESDNQWKIRFGLITLMSYYTEKEYINETFKICSAVKNKEYYVQMGQAWLISTLFIKFRNETLEYLKNNTLDNWAQNKAIQKIRESFRVSEEDKELVKSFKK, encoded by the coding sequence ATGGATTATACTTTAATAAAATGGAATAAAAAAAATTATGAAATCTTTATTGATGAATTGAAAAAATTACAAGATGAAAAATATAAAGAATTTCATAATAAGGTGATTGGAGCAGAGGTTGAAGTAATAGGTTTAAGAAGCCCAATAATAAAAGATATAGCTAAAAAGATAGCTAAAGGAGATTGGAAAGGTTTTCTCTCTCAAAAAAAAGGAAAATACTATGAAGAGACAGGAATAAGAGGACTGATTATAGGATTTGTAAAAGCAGATAAAAAAATAATAAAAGAATATATAGAGAAATTTGTTGATGAAATAAATAATTGGGGAATATGTGACAGTTTTATTGGTAATTTGAAAATAATAAAAAAAGAAAAAGAATTTTTTTATCCTTTAGTTAAGAAAATGGCTGAGTCTGATAATCAATGGAAAATAAGATTTGGACTTATAACTCTTATGTCTTATTATACAGAAAAAGAATATATAAATGAAACTTTTAAAATATGTTCAGCAGTAAAAAATAAGGAATATTATGTACAGATGGGACAAGCATGGCTTATTTCAACTTTATTTATAAAATTTAGAAATGAAACTTTAGAATATTTAAAAAACAACACCTTAGATAATTGGGCACAGAATAAAGCTATTCAAAAAATAAGAGAATCTTTTAGGGTAAGTGAGGAAGATAAAGAACTGGTAAAAAGTTTTAAAAAGTAA
- the pepD gene encoding beta-Ala-His dipeptidase, whose amino-acid sequence MSYVLNEYLPHQKYFEDISRIPHGSHNEKELSDYLVKFAGNLGLKVKQDKLYNVIIYKPASEGYENHPVVILQSHIDMVCEKNGDCDFDFEKDSLQLYIEDGFVKAKGTTLGADDGAGAALTMAVLADKTLKHPALECVFTVCEEVGLIGAQALDKKDFTSKRLINLDNSSALSTYVSCSGGLRFRFKKKLEMVKCNSSIYKLEVRGLYGGHSGGNIHLERGNSNKICSRVLYHLNKEVGINLVNMDGGSKENAIPREATAVFASDADFEKIKNIVARQGEKIKKELMYSDAGLTVEVYEDRAEKMCTKDISDSIITMFYMLPNGFKHRSMVIDDLTVASQNMGVIKTVDNEIICTYSLRGAIESYNDEGMEVLVNFCNIFGFEWESGSRYPAWEYTEISDMREILKTVYKDFYNRDIQIKATHGGLECGVFKKIIPDIDIVTLGADSYDVHTPNERMNLESFDNTYKLLVQYLENL is encoded by the coding sequence ATGAGTTATGTTTTAAATGAATATCTGCCACATCAAAAATATTTTGAGGATATTTCCAGAATACCTCATGGTTCACACAATGAAAAAGAATTAAGTGACTATCTTGTAAAATTTGCTGGTAATCTAGGGCTAAAAGTTAAACAAGATAAATTGTATAATGTCATAATCTACAAACCTGCAAGTGAAGGTTATGAAAATCATCCTGTAGTTATTCTTCAATCTCACATAGATATGGTTTGTGAAAAAAATGGAGACTGTGATTTTGATTTTGAAAAAGATTCTTTACAATTATATATAGAAGATGGTTTTGTAAAAGCAAAAGGAACTACTCTAGGAGCTGATGATGGTGCTGGTGCTGCTTTGACAATGGCTGTTCTTGCTGATAAAACTTTAAAACATCCTGCTCTGGAATGTGTTTTTACAGTATGTGAGGAAGTTGGTCTTATAGGGGCTCAGGCTCTTGATAAAAAAGATTTTACTTCTAAAAGACTTATCAATTTAGATAACAGCAGTGCATTAAGTACTTATGTTTCTTGTTCTGGAGGTTTAAGATTCAGATTTAAAAAGAAATTAGAAATGGTAAAATGTAATTCTTCAATTTACAAATTGGAAGTAAGAGGACTCTATGGAGGTCATTCAGGTGGAAATATTCATCTTGAAAGAGGAAATTCAAATAAAATATGCAGCAGAGTTCTTTATCATTTAAACAAAGAAGTTGGAATTAACCTTGTAAATATGGATGGAGGTTCAAAGGAAAATGCTATTCCTAGAGAAGCCACTGCTGTTTTTGCAAGTGACGCTGATTTTGAAAAAATCAAAAATATTGTTGCCAGACAGGGAGAAAAGATCAAAAAAGAACTTATGTATAGTGATGCTGGACTTACTGTAGAAGTTTATGAAGATAGAGCTGAAAAAATGTGTACAAAAGATATAAGTGATTCTATAATTACTATGTTCTATATGCTTCCCAATGGATTTAAACATAGAAGTATGGTAATTGATGATCTCACAGTTGCATCACAAAATATGGGAGTCATAAAGACTGTAGATAACGAAATTATCTGTACTTATTCTCTTCGTGGAGCAATAGAATCATATAATGATGAAGGTATGGAAGTATTAGTTAATTTCTGTAATATATTTGGTTTTGAATGGGAAAGTGGTTCACGTTATCCAGCTTGGGAATATACTGAAATTTCTGATATGAGAGAAATTTTAAAAACTGTATATAAAGATTTTTATAATAGAGATATCCAAATTAAAGCTACTCATGGTGGCCTTGAATGTGGAGTGTTCAAAAAAATAATTCCTGATATTGATATAGTTACCCTTGGAGCTGATTCTTATGATGTACATACTCCTAATGAAAGAATGAACTTAGAATCATTTGACAATACATATAAACTTCTTGTACAATATTTGGAAAATCTTTAG
- a CDS encoding GNAT family protein: MIEGKKIILRAYKESDVEVSFNLINTLNIRTMLGRIDIFPSSMAAQKEFVEKTISNTGPTFNFAIEEKESGRYIGGCGINSYDSKNRKVVIGLWLGEEYQEKGYGSDTLRTLCSFIFDEMNIHKIDLDYFSFNEKGKKCYEKVGFKQEGIRRKELFRFGKYHDIIEMGLFKEDLILKED, from the coding sequence ATGATAGAAGGAAAAAAAATAATTTTGCGTGCTTATAAAGAAAGCGATGTTGAAGTTTCTTTTAATCTTATAAATACTTTAAATATAAGGACAATGCTTGGAAGAATTGATATCTTTCCTTCCTCTATGGCTGCTCAAAAAGAATTTGTAGAAAAAACTATAAGCAATACTGGACCAACTTTCAACTTTGCTATTGAAGAAAAAGAAAGTGGTAGATATATTGGTGGATGCGGAATAAATTCCTATGATTCTAAAAACAGAAAAGTTGTTATTGGATTATGGCTTGGAGAAGAATATCAAGAAAAAGGTTATGGAAGTGATACTCTTCGAACTCTCTGCAGCTTTATTTTTGATGAAATGAATATCCATAAAATTGATCTTGATTATTTTAGTTTTAATGAAAAAGGAAAAAAATGTTATGAAAAAGTTGGTTTTAAACAAGAAGGAATAAGAAGAAAAGAACTTTTTAGATTTGGAAAATATCACGATATAATTGAAATGGGACTTTTTAAAGAAGATCTCATCTTAAAAGAAGATTAA
- a CDS encoding SpoIID/LytB domain-containing protein produces MKKKLSKIFLIVLMAAFIGGCSSTSSKKPSSGGIFSGIFSSSKPQKAQHTDADYELDYSFFKQNGLPIPENFKGKSVEYLVPGNDVLKEHGYSFFKKHNEKEMLKFFKDTSITGYGSNSNYWRWKITFTEKELMNSTARNLPMVYKVRPRDVMTLSNGEWKSLPITGATVGEVKNVEVAARGRSGVITYLLVTTNKNKFLVSKELNIRKLLTADKNSTKTNRTIPLYGTKGGTENYNLKALRNNITLLPSAYFAIEKNSGNITLYGGGNGHGVGMPQWTAYDLTKNYNYSYKDVLKRYYPNTDIKDMYSMKEVDKNIRVGISNSNGGLDHTKVTLYSGGKIRIVGSGFKIDVPVRHKIEVINEGKKLSIKVNGKQRVKTVNPVVVEGTGYYITLAGIKKMHTTNPNYRGTIELKLSRTSSKGVRIINEIYMEDYLKQVVPSEMPQSFGVEALKAQAIAARTYALSDYLKFRYKNDGFHVKDTTESQVYNNQIENDDAKEAIESTKGKVLMHGENPVDAKYFSTSGGFTEAANYVW; encoded by the coding sequence ATGAAAAAAAAATTAAGTAAAATATTTCTAATTGTATTAATGGCTGCTTTCATAGGCGGATGTAGCTCTACATCTTCTAAGAAACCTTCTTCTGGAGGTATATTTAGCGGAATATTTTCAAGTTCTAAGCCACAAAAAGCTCAGCATACAGATGCTGATTATGAATTGGATTACAGTTTTTTTAAGCAAAATGGACTTCCAATTCCAGAGAATTTTAAAGGGAAATCTGTAGAGTATCTTGTACCAGGAAATGATGTATTAAAAGAACATGGATATAGTTTTTTTAAAAAGCATAATGAGAAAGAGATGCTTAAATTTTTTAAAGATACTTCAATAACAGGATATGGATCAAATTCTAATTACTGGAGATGGAAGATAACATTTACGGAAAAAGAATTAATGAATTCAACAGCTCGTAATCTTCCTATGGTATACAAAGTAAGACCAAGAGATGTGATGACATTAAGCAATGGGGAATGGAAATCTCTTCCTATAACAGGGGCAACAGTTGGAGAAGTAAAAAATGTAGAAGTAGCTGCCAGAGGAAGATCTGGAGTAATAACTTATCTTTTAGTAACTACTAATAAGAATAAATTTTTAGTATCTAAAGAATTAAATATAAGAAAGCTTCTTACTGCTGATAAAAATAGTACAAAAACTAATAGAACAATTCCTTTATATGGAACAAAAGGTGGAACTGAAAATTATAACTTAAAAGCTTTGAGGAATAATATAACACTTTTACCATCAGCTTATTTTGCTATAGAAAAAAATTCTGGAAATATAACTCTGTATGGTGGAGGAAATGGTCATGGAGTAGGTATGCCACAATGGACAGCTTATGATTTAACTAAAAATTATAATTATTCATATAAAGATGTACTAAAAAGATATTATCCCAATACTGATATAAAGGATATGTACAGCATGAAAGAAGTAGATAAAAATATTAGAGTTGGGATAAGTAATAGCAATGGTGGATTAGATCATACAAAAGTTACTCTTTATAGTGGTGGAAAAATAAGGATAGTAGGTTCAGGGTTCAAAATAGATGTACCTGTAAGACATAAAATAGAGGTTATAAATGAAGGGAAAAAGCTTTCTATAAAAGTTAATGGAAAACAGAGAGTAAAAACTGTTAATCCAGTAGTAGTTGAAGGGACTGGATATTACATCACTTTGGCTGGAATAAAAAAGATGCATACTACAAATCCTAATTATCGTGGGACAATAGAATTGAAACTTTCAAGAACTTCCAGCAAAGGTGTAAGAATAATAAATGAGATTTATATGGAGGATTATCTGAAACAAGTAGTACCAAGTGAAATGCCACAAAGTTTTGGAGTAGAAGCTCTTAAAGCTCAAGCAATTGCAGCCAGAACTTATGCATTAAGTGATTATTTGAAATTCAGATATAAAAATGATGGATTTCATGTAAAAGACACTACTGAAAGTCAAGTGTATAATAATCAAATTGAGAATGATGATGCTAAAGAGGCAATAGAAAGTACTAAAGGAAAAGTTTTGATGCATGGGGAAAATCCAGTAGATGCAAAATATTTTTCTACATCAGGAGGATTTACTGAAGCAGCAAATTATGTATGGTAA
- the kdsB gene encoding 3-deoxy-manno-octulosonate cytidylyltransferase — translation MKFLGVIPSRYASTRLEGKPLKDICGSTMVEWVYRRALLSKLDNVVIATDDERIVKEIKSFGGNVIMTRKDHSNGTSRIAEVCEIYSEYDVIVNIQGDEPLIEPEMINSIINSFLEDKSILMSTLKHKLNTMEEIENPNSVKVVTDKNDFAMYFSRSVIPYPRNLDLKNYYKHIGIYGYKRDFVMEYSKMDSTPLESSESLEQLRVLENGYKIKVIETPYKIIGVDTQEELDKVRKYITEHSIKIK, via the coding sequence TTGAAATTTTTAGGAGTTATACCATCAAGATATGCCTCAACAAGATTAGAGGGAAAACCATTGAAAGATATATGTGGGTCTACAATGGTAGAATGGGTATATAGAAGAGCTCTTTTGTCAAAATTAGATAATGTAGTAATTGCAACAGATGATGAGAGAATAGTAAAAGAAATAAAATCTTTTGGTGGAAATGTTATTATGACAAGAAAGGATCATAGTAATGGAACAAGTAGAATAGCAGAAGTTTGCGAGATATATTCTGAATATGATGTTATTGTAAATATTCAAGGTGATGAACCTTTAATAGAACCTGAAATGATAAATTCTATAATTAATTCATTTTTAGAAGATAAATCTATTCTTATGAGCACATTAAAACATAAATTAAATACTATGGAAGAAATAGAAAATCCAAATTCTGTAAAAGTGGTGACTGATAAAAATGACTTTGCAATGTATTTTTCAAGAAGTGTAATTCCTTATCCAAGAAATCTGGATTTGAAAAATTATTACAAACATATAGGAATATATGGATATAAAAGAGATTTTGTAATGGAATATTCAAAAATGGACTCTACTCCTTTAGAGAGTTCAGAATCTTTAGAGCAACTTAGAGTATTAGAAAATGGGTATAAAATTAAGGTTATAGAAACTCCATATAAAATAATAGGAGTGGATACACAAGAAGAATTAGATAAAGTTAGAAAATACATCACAGAGCATAGCATAAAAATAAAATAA
- a CDS encoding M48 family metallopeptidase, whose amino-acid sequence MKMKKVLSLVFLALFLISCSSTPITGRKQLLLVNEEETIQNSYAQYAQVIKQSTVLNNNDAKLVKKVGNNIAKAVEKYFELHPEQRTSKVKYQWEFNLIKDDTPNAWCMPGGKVAFYTGILPYTKGEQGIAVVMSHEIAHAIAEHSREQQSQSLVQGGVGAVLQTAFGVPQELYGSASNLVMLGYSRKQETEADELGLIFMKLAGYNPSYALTFWERMSSAGGGKQSPEFLSTHPNDKTRIENIKKFLNSPTFLNVKK is encoded by the coding sequence ATGAAAATGAAAAAAGTTTTATCATTGGTATTTTTGGCCCTTTTTCTTATCTCTTGTTCTAGCACTCCTATTACTGGAAGAAAACAACTTCTTTTAGTAAATGAAGAAGAAACTATTCAAAACAGTTATGCTCAATATGCCCAAGTTATTAAGCAAAGCACTGTGCTTAATAACAATGACGCTAAACTTGTAAAAAAAGTTGGAAACAACATTGCCAAGGCTGTAGAAAAATATTTTGAACTTCATCCTGAACAAAGAACATCTAAAGTTAAATATCAGTGGGAATTTAATCTTATAAAAGATGATACTCCTAATGCTTGGTGTATGCCTGGTGGTAAAGTTGCTTTCTATACTGGTATTCTTCCTTATACAAAAGGAGAACAAGGAATTGCAGTAGTTATGTCTCATGAAATTGCCCATGCAATAGCAGAACACAGTAGAGAACAGCAAAGTCAAAGCTTAGTCCAAGGTGGAGTAGGAGCAGTTCTTCAAACTGCCTTTGGTGTTCCTCAGGAACTTTATGGAAGTGCTTCTAATTTAGTTATGCTTGGATACAGCAGAAAACAAGAAACTGAAGCTGATGAACTTGGACTTATTTTTATGAAACTTGCTGGATATAATCCTAGTTATGCTCTTACTTTCTGGGAAAGAATGTCTAGTGCAGGTGGTGGAAAACAATCTCCTGAATTTTTAAGTACTCATCCTAATGATAAAACTAGAATAGAAAATATTAAAAAGTTTTTAAATAGTCCTACATTTTTAAATGTAAAAAAATAA
- a CDS encoding histidine phosphatase family protein — protein sequence MEIYFIRHGETLWNTLKIFQGSSDSPLTELGISQAEKLSKKLKDIEFTDFYSSPMGRTIQTAKIIMGDRKQKIKFIEEFKEISMGDIEGVPRSEFEEKYPKEFYNFFNNPVDYDPKIYHGENYYEVIERVKKGLDKLLSYLNNNDKVVVVTHGVTLKALFHIITKEKMDELGAAKVPQNTSVSIVKYENGKFNIEVFSDTSHLD from the coding sequence ATGGAAATTTATTTTATCAGACATGGAGAAACATTATGGAATACTTTAAAAATATTTCAGGGGAGCTCTGATTCTCCACTTACAGAATTAGGAATATCACAGGCAGAAAAACTTTCAAAAAAACTTAAAGATATTGAATTTACAGACTTCTATTCTTCTCCTATGGGAAGAACTATTCAAACAGCAAAAATCATTATGGGAGACAGAAAACAAAAAATAAAATTTATAGAGGAATTTAAAGAAATATCTATGGGTGATATTGAAGGGGTTCCACGTTCAGAATTTGAAGAAAAATATCCAAAAGAATTTTATAATTTTTTTAATAATCCTGTAGATTATGATCCAAAAATTTATCATGGAGAAAATTATTATGAAGTAATAGAAAGAGTGAAAAAAGGATTAGATAAACTTTTATCGTATCTTAATAATAATGATAAAGTTGTGGTTGTTACTCATGGAGTAACTCTAAAAGCCTTGTTTCATATTATAACAAAAGAAAAAATGGATGAATTAGGAGCTGCTAAAGTTCCACAAAATACAAGTGTTTCAATAGTAAAGTATGAAAATGGAAAATTCAATATAGAAGTTTTTTCTGATACATCACATTTGGACTAA
- a CDS encoding EI24 domain-containing protein, with amino-acid sequence MKSIKLVLASFSDSFRIINEAKLKKYYFLPGIIGILLFLILIFLANLLSFGIMNSLESIFELEKYHALISILIKIIIWVVAVFLYFLVYKSLLLLLLSPILGYVSERVDSFLTGKKYDFTVKDNMRFLMRGAEVGFRSFIKQLIGTCVIMLLSFVFPINLSVPLLIFLLQGYFTGFSFMDYTLERYKFSPKESLEFLKKKRFYSLLCGSIFTLLFFIPFIGIFLAPLVTCVATTKVTLELIERDKTPEIID; translated from the coding sequence ATGAAAAGTATAAAACTTGTTCTGGCTTCTTTTTCTGATTCTTTTAGAATCATTAATGAAGCTAAATTGAAAAAATATTATTTTCTGCCAGGAATTATTGGTATTCTCTTATTTCTAATTTTAATATTTCTAGCAAATTTACTTTCATTTGGAATAATGAATTCTCTGGAATCAATATTTGAATTAGAAAAATATCATGCCTTAATTTCTATTTTAATTAAAATAATAATATGGGTAGTAGCTGTTTTTCTCTATTTTCTAGTATATAAATCATTGCTGCTCCTACTCTTATCTCCAATACTGGGATATGTTTCTGAAAGAGTAGACAGTTTTCTTACAGGAAAAAAATATGATTTTACAGTCAAAGATAATATGAGATTCTTAATGAGAGGTGCTGAAGTAGGATTCAGAAGTTTTATTAAACAGCTTATTGGAACATGTGTTATTATGTTGCTAAGCTTTGTTTTTCCTATAAATTTATCTGTTCCTTTGCTCATATTTTTGCTTCAGGGATATTTTACAGGTTTTTCATTTATGGATTATACTCTGGAGAGATATAAATTTTCACCAAAAGAAAGTCTTGAATTCTTGAAAAAAAAGAGATTTTATTCTCTATTGTGTGGTAGTATATTTACACTTCTGTTTTTTATCCCTTTCATTGGGATATTTCTAGCTCCTCTTGTTACTTGTGTAGCTACTACCAAAGTAACTCTGGAACTGATAGAAAGAGATAAAACTCCAGAAATAATAGATTAA
- a CDS encoding PLP-dependent aminotransferase family protein has translation MKIELSTENGEKIYLQLYYKLKEMIENGELKGKIFSIRELAKNLEVSISTVVKAYEQLEKNGYIYLRGGSGAYVKYNREKKFYLEDHMENEIFKYGYFNSEYKIDFSTASPNADFFPIEELKKAINYILDRDGGKALLYENPQGYLELRKTIKRELKDEGIDVEIKDIQIMSGAQQGIDILSKTLIYPGDIIVTEDPAYKGAIVSFKNNGAKVERISMKKDGLDIKELENILKRDKIKFIYTAATFHNPTGISISEKKRIELLKLAEKYDFYIIEDDCSSDIYFDDRKIKSIKSYDKNKKVIYIKSYSKVFMPGFRLGFMIVPEKIANSVLAGKYSSDISNSGLNQRVFQYFLENGIWNKHIEKSRKEFHKKQKYMYNRLKKIENIKINKPKGGMCFWIELPKEITGEAVYMKLAKRGVGILPGVVFSEKSYNYIRLSFAQCNEKEIDEGIEILEKVIDELR, from the coding sequence ATGAAAATAGAGTTATCTACAGAGAATGGAGAAAAAATATATCTTCAGCTTTATTATAAATTAAAAGAAATGATAGAAAATGGAGAGTTAAAAGGAAAAATATTTTCTATAAGAGAACTTGCTAAAAATTTAGAAGTGAGTATTTCTACAGTGGTAAAAGCATATGAACAGTTGGAAAAAAATGGGTATATATATCTTAGAGGCGGCAGCGGTGCATATGTGAAATATAACAGGGAGAAAAAATTCTATCTGGAAGATCATATGGAAAATGAAATATTTAAATATGGTTATTTTAATTCTGAATACAAAATAGATTTTTCCACTGCATCACCTAATGCTGATTTTTTTCCTATTGAAGAATTAAAAAAAGCAATTAATTATATTTTAGATAGGGATGGAGGAAAAGCACTTCTTTATGAAAATCCCCAAGGTTATCTTGAGCTTCGTAAAACTATAAAAAGAGAGTTAAAAGATGAAGGGATAGATGTAGAAATAAAAGATATTCAAATAATGTCAGGGGCTCAGCAAGGGATAGATATACTGAGTAAAACATTAATATATCCAGGGGATATTATAGTTACAGAAGATCCAGCATATAAAGGTGCCATTGTAAGTTTTAAGAATAATGGAGCAAAAGTAGAAAGAATATCTATGAAAAAAGATGGACTTGATATAAAAGAACTGGAAAATATTCTAAAAAGAGATAAAATAAAATTTATATATACAGCAGCTACTTTTCATAACCCAACTGGAATATCAATATCAGAAAAAAAGAGAATAGAACTTTTAAAATTGGCTGAAAAGTATGATTTTTATATTATAGAAGATGACTGCAGCTCAGATATATATTTTGATGATAGAAAAATAAAAAGTATAAAAAGTTATGATAAAAATAAGAAAGTAATATATATAAAAAGTTATTCTAAAGTATTTATGCCAGGGTTTAGATTAGGATTTATGATAGTTCCAGAGAAAATAGCAAATTCTGTATTAGCAGGAAAATATTCAAGTGATATATCTAATTCAGGTTTAAACCAAAGAGTTTTTCAATATTTTTTAGAAAATGGCATCTGGAATAAACATATAGAAAAATCCAGAAAAGAATTTCATAAGAAACAAAAATATATGTATAACAGACTAAAAAAAATAGAAAATATAAAAATTAATAAACCTAAAGGTGGTATGTGTTTCTGGATAGAACTTCCAAAAGAAATAACAGGAGAAGCTGTATATATGAAACTTGCTAAAAGAGGAGTAGGAATTCTGCCAGGAGTAGTATTTTCAGAAAAATCATATAATTATATAAGATTGAGTTTTGCACAATGTAATGAAAAAGAGATAGATGAAGGAATAGAAATATTGGAAAAAGTAATTGATGAATTAAGATAA
- the pdxS gene encoding pyridoxal 5'-phosphate synthase lyase subunit PdxS: MSRYDLNKNLAQMLKGGVIMDVTTAAEAKIAEEAGACAVMALERVPADIRKNGGVARMSDPKMIKEIQAAVSIPVMAKVRIGHFVEAQILEALEIDYIDESEVLTPADDRFHVDKTLFKVPFVCGSRNLGEALRRISEGASMIRTKGEPGTGDVIEAVKHMRTLNEDIRKVVSSPESELYHIAKELGAPYDLVKYIHENGKLPVVNFAAGGVATPADAALMMQLGCDGVFVGSGIFKSGDPAKRAAAIVKAVTNYNNPKILAEISEDLGEAMVGINVYSLTEDEKMAKRGW, encoded by the coding sequence ATGTCAAGATATGATTTAAATAAAAATCTAGCTCAAATGTTAAAAGGTGGAGTAATAATGGATGTAACTACAGCTGCTGAAGCTAAAATAGCAGAAGAAGCTGGTGCATGTGCAGTAATGGCTCTTGAGAGAGTTCCTGCTGATATAAGAAAAAATGGTGGAGTAGCACGGATGTCAGACCCTAAAATGATAAAAGAAATACAAGCTGCTGTTTCTATTCCAGTAATGGCTAAAGTTAGAATAGGACATTTTGTAGAAGCTCAAATACTTGAAGCTCTTGAAATAGATTATATTGATGAAAGTGAAGTTCTTACTCCTGCAGATGATAGATTCCATGTTGATAAAACATTATTTAAAGTTCCATTTGTATGTGGTTCAAGGAATCTAGGTGAAGCCTTAAGAAGAATATCTGAAGGGGCAAGTATGATAAGAACTAAAGGAGAACCTGGAACTGGAGATGTTATAGAAGCTGTAAAACATATGAGAACATTAAATGAAGATATCAGAAAAGTAGTTTCTTCTCCTGAATCTGAACTTTATCATATTGCAAAAGAATTAGGAGCTCCATATGACTTAGTAAAATATATACATGAAAATGGAAAACTTCCTGTTGTAAATTTTGCTGCTGGAGGAGTTGCAACTCCTGCTGATGCTGCTCTTATGATGCAGCTTGGATGTGATGGTGTCTTCGTTGGATCTGGTATATTCAAATCTGGCGATCCTGCAAAAAGAGCTGCTGCTATTGTAAAAGCTGTAACTAATTATAATAATCCAAAAATTCTTGCTGAAATATCTGAGGATTTAGGAGAAGCAATGGTAGGTATTAATGTTTATTCTCTTACAGAAGATGAAAAAATGGCTAAAAGAGGTTGGTAG